The Leptospira terpstrae serovar Hualin str. LT 11-33 = ATCC 700639 nucleotide sequence GTATAAGCAAGTTCTAAATCGGCAGTGGCTCCGGCTTCTTGCATATGGTATCCAGAGATGGAAATGGAGTTAAATTTGGGCATGTATTTGGAAGTATAACCAAAGATATCCGCAATGATTTTCATAGAATGTTTCGGTGGGTAAATGTAAGTGTTACGCACCATAAACTCTTTCAAAATATCATTTTGAATTGTGCCAGAGAGTTTGTCTTTCGAGACACCTTGTTCTTCGGCGGCAACAATATAAAAGGCAAGAACAGGAATGACGGCCCCATTCATCGTCATGGAAACGGACATTTGGTCGAGTGGAATTTGGTCGAAGAGGATCTTCATATCCAAAACTGAATCAATCGCCACACCGGCCTTTCCTACATCTCCTACCACTCGTTCGTGGTCTGAGTCGTATCCACGGTGAGTGGCAAGGTCAAAGGCAACAGAAAGTCCCTTTTGACCAGCAGCTAAGTTTCTACGATAAAAAGCGTTGGATTCTTCGGCTGTGGAAAACCCGGCATACTGGCGCACCGTCCAGGGTTTGTTCACATACATTGTGGAATAGGGCCCTCGTAAATAAGGAGGGATCCCTGCTGCATAGTTTAAGTGTTCCATTCCTTCCAAGTCTGCTTTCGCATAACGAGACTGAATGGAAATTCCTTCCGCAGTTTGCCAAAGGGAAATGGCCTTTGGATCAGGTTTGTTGGAACCGAAAGAAAGAGGAAGTTTTGCAAAATTTGGTTTGTTCATTTTATCTCCCGATCCATTTGGTTTGGGCTTTTTCCATAAATTCCACGATGTTTCGTTTCATATGGATGAAGTCGTCGATTCCGAGGGACTCGGCTTGTGTGATGAGATCTTTTGGATACCCGGCAAGTAACTTCCAAGAGTTTGGCAATTGGGCTTTCATCTCATTGGCAAATTCGGGGAGGTAGTTCGCATACTCTTCGTCAGACGAACATAAGACTACAATTTCAGCCCCTAGTTCTTTTGCCCGACTAACTCCTTCTTTTACCGTAGGAAATCCTAAAGAATCTATAATTTCATAACCGAGGCAACCAAGGAAGTTGGAACTAAAACCAGCTCTTGCTTTACGCATCGTTAAATCACCTATGGTGAGTAAAAATATCTTTGGTAATGTTTTGCCAGAAGACACGTGGACATCGGTGATATTTCTCCATTTGTCAAATTCGTAGGAAAGGCGAATAGGGGCCAAACGTTCGTAAGTTGACGAGCTAGAAAAGTTTTTAAGTTTGGATGTCACTTCTAAAGAAGTCGAGAGTTCAGGGTGTCTTTCCGATGGAAGCGGGTATTGGTTTGTACCAAGCAGGATTTCTTTTTTGGTAGCTAGGGCATTTCTTTTTTTATCGGCCCGTTCCCTGATTTCTTTTTGGATCTTTCCTTGTTTCAAAGACTCTCCAAATCCACCTTCTGTTTCCAGAGTTTGGAATTTGGACCAAGCAGTTTCTGCTAGTTTTTTTGTCAGGACTTCAAGATAATAAGAACCGGCTGCTGGATCTTCCACTTTATCGAGGAAGGATTCATAACGAAGTAAGAGTTGTGAGTTTCTTGCAATCCGTTTGCCTAACTCCTGTTGTGCGGAGTATTCAGAATCAAAAGGTAATACGGAAACAAAATCGGCTCCTCCCATTACAGCAGACATAGCCGAGGTAGTTCCTCGCAACATGTTTACATAAGGATCGTAAGCTGTGAATTGAAAGCTGGAGGTGCGTGCCACAAGAAGTGCCGGAACTGTTTCACCAAGCCCTGGTTTGTAGGCATTTAAAATTTCTGTCCAGAGAATTCGCATGGCTCGGAACTTTGCAATTTCTGTAAAGTAATCGGAACCAATTCCCATCCAAAACCAGAGGTTAGCTGCTGCGTCTTCGATAGAAACCCCAGCATCCAGGTGGCGGTTTAAATAATCTACTCCCCAAGAAAGTGAATAGGCCAGTTCCTGCCCAATAGAAGCACCGGCATCTCGTAAGGTATAACTGTGGATCCCAACGCCGGCAAATCCTTTGGTTCCGGAAAGGTTAGAAAATGATTTCCCAATCGTTGATTCATCGCATCCAAGTTCCCCACATAAAAGGGCAGTGCCATAAGGATCAAAATCACCAAGTACAGTGTTATGCGAAG carries:
- a CDS encoding methylmalonyl-CoA mutase family protein — translated: MNEFLFSDFPEVSTEDWKNQILKDLKGNPWDKVTWETEEGFKIEPFYRKEDITDLPRVYKRSSGWNVTETVTSEQELTDLPKKGADAAVLISHEENGNLFGLKINTTADLEKLAGLTGSLPLIFSLATRTINFTDSLKKLIPSHNTVLGDFDPYGTALLCGELGCDESTIGKSFSNLSGTKGFAGVGIHSYTLRDAGASIGQELAYSLSWGVDYLNRHLDAGVSIEDAAANLWFWMGIGSDYFTEIAKFRAMRILWTEILNAYKPGLGETVPALLVARTSSFQFTAYDPYVNMLRGTTSAMSAVMGGADFVSVLPFDSEYSAQQELGKRIARNSQLLLRYESFLDKVEDPAAGSYYLEVLTKKLAETAWSKFQTLETEGGFGESLKQGKIQKEIRERADKKRNALATKKEILLGTNQYPLPSERHPELSTSLEVTSKLKNFSSSSTYERLAPIRLSYEFDKWRNITDVHVSSGKTLPKIFLLTIGDLTMRKARAGFSSNFLGCLGYEIIDSLGFPTVKEGVSRAKELGAEIVVLCSSDEEYANYLPEFANEMKAQLPNSWKLLAGYPKDLITQAESLGIDDFIHMKRNIVEFMEKAQTKWIGR